A single genomic interval of Juglans regia cultivar Chandler chromosome 1, Walnut 2.0, whole genome shotgun sequence harbors:
- the LOC108988055 gene encoding DNA-directed RNA polymerase 2, chloroplastic/mitochondrial isoform X2, translated as MWSNIAKRAISKSQSFVLNSHSLRRVHSFLGRTQDPIFPEEFRYRPSELNACWDNGFSEMGYHRHDEFFSHEDFMRRPSFGISGFCPRGYASLAEAEVVSSTDVEEDVSVAEEVQELLQEMSKEEKRQVDYRRRRQQKMARGMGQGKYHLLRRRQVKIETEAWEQAAKEYKELLMVMCAQKLAPNLPYMKSLFLGWFEPLRDAIEKEQQLCRNGKNKRAYAPYFEQLPADMMSVITMHKLTGLLMTGGEHGAARVVQAACMIGDAIEQEVRIHKFLEKTKQKKGNEDKENEGGDSNSLIKEQEELLIKKKGEQEELRKKVTNLMKKQKLVAVRQIVKGKDDSKPWGQDAKAKVGSRLIELLMQTAYIQPPANQLADGPPDIRPAFVHSFRTVMKEGKKRSRRYGIIECNPLVLKGLERTVRHMVIPYMPMLVPPVKWTGYDKGGHLFLPSYIMRTHGSRHQREAVKRAPRKQLEPVFEALNTLGYTKWRINKRVLSIVDRIWASGGHLADLVDRNDVPLPNEPDTEDEAQLKKWKWRVKSLKKENRERHSQRCDIELKLAVARKMKDEEGFFYPHNLDFRGRAYPMHPYLNHLGSDLCRGILEFAAGRPLGKSGLRWLKIHLANLYAGGVDKLSHEGRIAFTENHLDDIFDSTDRPLEGKRWWLNAEDPFQFLAVCMNITDALRSSSPETFVSHIPVHQDGSCNGLQHYAALGRDKLGAVAVNLVAGEKPADVYSGIAVRVLEIMRKDAQKDPTVFPDALHARILINQVDRKLVKQTVMTSVYGVTYIGARDQIKRRLKERGAIADDAELFGASCYAAKTTLTALGEMFEAARSIMSWLGECAKIIASENQTVQWTTPLGLPVVQPYRNLGRHLIKTSLQILSLQRETEKVMVKRQRTAFPPNFIHSLDGSHMMKTAIACKKAGLNFAGVHDSYWTHACDVDEMSRILREKFVELYETPILENLLESFQQSFPTLSFPSLPERGDFDLRDVLESPYFFN; from the exons ATGTGGAGCAATATTGCCAAACGAGCTATTTCAAAGTCCCAGAGTTTTGTCCTCAATTCCCACTCCCTCAGACGGGTTCATAGCTTTCTGGGTCGTACCCAGGACCCGATCTTCCCTGAAGAATTCAGATATAGGCCCTCTGAGCTTAATGCTTGCTGGGATAATGGGTTTTCGGAAATGGGTTATCATCGACATGACGAGTTTTTTTCACATGAGGACTTTATGCGGAGGCCAAGTTTTGGAATTAGTGGGTTTTGTCCCAGAGGCTATGCGAGTTTGGCCGAGGCTGAGGTAGTTTCGTCTACGGATGTGGAGGAGGATGTCTCGGTTGCCGAGGAGGTTCAAGAATTATTGCAGGAAATGAGTAAAGAAGAGAAGAGGCAAGTTGATTATCGGCGGCGGAGGCAACAGAAGATGGCGAGGGGAATGGGCCAAGGAAAGTATCACTTGCTAAGGAGGAGGCAGGTGAAGATTGAGACAGAGGCGTGGGAACAAGCGGCAAAGGAGTATAAGGAGCTTTTGATGGTCATGTGCGCGCAGAAGCTGGCCCCGAATTTGCCATATATGAAGTCGTTGTTTCTTGGTTGGTTTGAGCCTTTACGGGACGCCATTGAAAAGGAGCAGCAGTTGTGCCGGAATGGGAAGAACAAGCGGGCGTATGCCCCATATTTTGAACAGTTACCGGCTGACATGATGTCCGTTATCACAATGCATAAGTTGACAGGTTTATTGATGACAGGTGGTGAGCATGGAGCTGCGAGGGTGGTACAGGCCGCTTGCATGATAGGCGATGCCATTGAGCAGGAG GTTAGAATTCACAAATTCTTGgagaaaacaaaacagaaaaaggGTAATGAAGATAAGGAAAATGAAGGAGGTGACTCTAATTCTCTTATCAAGGAACAAGAGGagttacttattaaaaaaaaaggggaacaAGAGGAGTTAAGAAAAAAGGTCACTAATTTGATGAAGAAGCAAAAGCTGGTGGCAGTGAGGCAGATAGTGAAGGGAAAAGATGATTCAAAGCCATGGGGCCAGGATGCTAAGGCTAAG GTTGGAAGCCGTCTGATTGAACTGTTGATGCAAACAGCTTATATACAACCACCAGCCAATCAGCTAGCAGATGGCCCACCTGATATTCGACCTGCTTTTGTACACTCATTCCGAACTGTGATGAAGGAAGGAAA GAAAAGAAGCAGAAGATATGGCATTATTGAATGTAACCCTCTAGTTCTTAAAGGCCTTGAGAGAACT GTAAGGCACATGGTTATTCCTTATATGCCAATGTTGGTGCCCCCAGTCAAGTGGACAGG TTATGATAAAGGAGGGCACTTGTTTTTACCATCCTATATCATGCGCACTCATGGATCCAGACATCAACGTGAAGCAGTTAAGAGGGCTCCTAGGAAACAACTAGAACCAGTTTTTGAG GCGCTGAATACTCTTGGGTATACCAAGTGGAGGATAAATAAGAGGGTACTTAGTATTGTAGATAGAATATGGGCTAGTGGTGGCCATCTTGCTGATTTGGTGGACCGCAATGAT GTACCTTTACCAAATGAGCCAGATACTGAAGATGAAGCTCAGCTtaagaaatggaaatggagaGTCAAATCTCTGAAGAAAGAGAACAGGGAGAGACATTCACAGCGTTGTGACATAGAACTTAAACTTGCT GTTGCAAGGAAAATGAAGGATGAAGAAGGTTTTTTCTACCCACACAACCTTGATTTTCGAGGTCGTGCATACCCAATGCACCCGTACTTAAATCATCTGGGTTCAGATCTATGCCGGGGTATTTTGGAATTTGCCGCAGGACGCCCTCTTGGAAAGTCAGGCTTACGTTGGTTAAAGATACACTTGGCAAACTTATATGCTGGTGGTGTGGACAAATTGTCTCATGAGGGTCGAATAGCATTTACTGAGAACCATTTAGATGATATATTTGATTCTACAGACAGGCCACTTGAAGGCAAGCGCTGGTGGTTGAATGCAGAAGATCCATTTCAGTTCTTGGCTGTGTGCATGAATATAACTGATGCCTTGAGAAGTTCATCCCCAGAGACCTTTGTTTCACATATACCTGTACACCAG GATGGTTCTTGCAATGGTTTACAACACTATGCTGCTCTTGGAAGAGACAAG TTGGGGGCAGTAGCTGTCAATTTAGTTGCGGGAGAGAAGCCAGCAGATGTTTACTCAGGAATTGCTGTTAG GGTACTAGAAATCATGCGAAAGGATGCCCAGAAAGATCCCACTGTTTTTCCAGATGCATTGCATgcaagaatattaattaatcag GTGGACAGGAAATTGGTGAAGCAAACAGTGATGACATCAGTATATGGGGTCACTTACATTGGTGCTAGGGATCAAATCAAGAGGAGGTTGAAGGAACGTGGTGCAATTGCAGATGATGCTGAGCTCTTCGGTGCTTCTTGTTATGCTGCAAAG ACCACCCTAACTGCATTAGGGGAGATGTTTGAAGCTGCACGCAGTATCATGAGCTGGCTTGGTGAATGTGCAAAA ATAATTGCATCTGAAAATCAGACAGTGCAGTGGACAACTCCACTTGGACTTCCTGTTGTGCAACCGTATCGAAATTTGGGAAGGCATCTT ATAAAAACTTCTCTTCAGATATTATCGCTACAGCGAGAAACAGAAAAG GTCATGGTCAAGCGGCAGAGGACAGCTTTTCCACCAAACTTCATTCACTCCCTCGATGGTTCTCACATGATGAAGACTGCAATTGCCTGCAAAAAAGCAGGCTTGAACTTTGCAG
- the LOC108988055 gene encoding DNA-directed RNA polymerase 2, chloroplastic/mitochondrial isoform X1 — MWSNIAKRAISKSQSFVLNSHSLRRVHSFLGRTQDPIFPEEFRYRPSELNACWDNGFSEMGYHRHDEFFSHEDFMRRPSFGISGFCPRGYASLAEAEVVSSTDVEEDVSVAEEVQELLQEMSKEEKRQVDYRRRRQQKMARGMGQGKYHLLRRRQVKIETEAWEQAAKEYKELLMVMCAQKLAPNLPYMKSLFLGWFEPLRDAIEKEQQLCRNGKNKRAYAPYFEQLPADMMSVITMHKLTGLLMTGGEHGAARVVQAACMIGDAIEQEVRIHKFLEKTKQKKGNEDKENEGGDSNSLIKEQEELLIKKKGEQEELRKKVTNLMKKQKLVAVRQIVKGKDDSKPWGQDAKAKVGSRLIELLMQTAYIQPPANQLADGPPDIRPAFVHSFRTVMKEGKKRSRRYGIIECNPLVLKGLERTVRHMVIPYMPMLVPPVKWTGYDKGGHLFLPSYIMRTHGSRHQREAVKRAPRKQLEPVFEALNTLGYTKWRINKRVLSIVDRIWASGGHLADLVDRNDVPLPNEPDTEDEAQLKKWKWRVKSLKKENRERHSQRCDIELKLAVARKMKDEEGFFYPHNLDFRGRAYPMHPYLNHLGSDLCRGILEFAAGRPLGKSGLRWLKIHLANLYAGGVDKLSHEGRIAFTENHLDDIFDSTDRPLEGKRWWLNAEDPFQFLAVCMNITDALRSSSPETFVSHIPVHQDGSCNGLQHYAALGRDKLGAVAVNLVAGEKPADVYSGIAVRVLEIMRKDAQKDPTVFPDALHARILINQVDRKLVKQTVMTSVYGVTYIGARDQIKRRLKERGAIADDAELFGASCYAAKTTLTALGEMFEAARSIMSWLGECAKLEHEQIIASENQTVQWTTPLGLPVVQPYRNLGRHLIKTSLQILSLQRETEKVMVKRQRTAFPPNFIHSLDGSHMMKTAIACKKAGLNFAGVHDSYWTHACDVDEMSRILREKFVELYETPILENLLESFQQSFPTLSFPSLPERGDFDLRDVLESPYFFN; from the exons ATGTGGAGCAATATTGCCAAACGAGCTATTTCAAAGTCCCAGAGTTTTGTCCTCAATTCCCACTCCCTCAGACGGGTTCATAGCTTTCTGGGTCGTACCCAGGACCCGATCTTCCCTGAAGAATTCAGATATAGGCCCTCTGAGCTTAATGCTTGCTGGGATAATGGGTTTTCGGAAATGGGTTATCATCGACATGACGAGTTTTTTTCACATGAGGACTTTATGCGGAGGCCAAGTTTTGGAATTAGTGGGTTTTGTCCCAGAGGCTATGCGAGTTTGGCCGAGGCTGAGGTAGTTTCGTCTACGGATGTGGAGGAGGATGTCTCGGTTGCCGAGGAGGTTCAAGAATTATTGCAGGAAATGAGTAAAGAAGAGAAGAGGCAAGTTGATTATCGGCGGCGGAGGCAACAGAAGATGGCGAGGGGAATGGGCCAAGGAAAGTATCACTTGCTAAGGAGGAGGCAGGTGAAGATTGAGACAGAGGCGTGGGAACAAGCGGCAAAGGAGTATAAGGAGCTTTTGATGGTCATGTGCGCGCAGAAGCTGGCCCCGAATTTGCCATATATGAAGTCGTTGTTTCTTGGTTGGTTTGAGCCTTTACGGGACGCCATTGAAAAGGAGCAGCAGTTGTGCCGGAATGGGAAGAACAAGCGGGCGTATGCCCCATATTTTGAACAGTTACCGGCTGACATGATGTCCGTTATCACAATGCATAAGTTGACAGGTTTATTGATGACAGGTGGTGAGCATGGAGCTGCGAGGGTGGTACAGGCCGCTTGCATGATAGGCGATGCCATTGAGCAGGAG GTTAGAATTCACAAATTCTTGgagaaaacaaaacagaaaaaggGTAATGAAGATAAGGAAAATGAAGGAGGTGACTCTAATTCTCTTATCAAGGAACAAGAGGagttacttattaaaaaaaaaggggaacaAGAGGAGTTAAGAAAAAAGGTCACTAATTTGATGAAGAAGCAAAAGCTGGTGGCAGTGAGGCAGATAGTGAAGGGAAAAGATGATTCAAAGCCATGGGGCCAGGATGCTAAGGCTAAG GTTGGAAGCCGTCTGATTGAACTGTTGATGCAAACAGCTTATATACAACCACCAGCCAATCAGCTAGCAGATGGCCCACCTGATATTCGACCTGCTTTTGTACACTCATTCCGAACTGTGATGAAGGAAGGAAA GAAAAGAAGCAGAAGATATGGCATTATTGAATGTAACCCTCTAGTTCTTAAAGGCCTTGAGAGAACT GTAAGGCACATGGTTATTCCTTATATGCCAATGTTGGTGCCCCCAGTCAAGTGGACAGG TTATGATAAAGGAGGGCACTTGTTTTTACCATCCTATATCATGCGCACTCATGGATCCAGACATCAACGTGAAGCAGTTAAGAGGGCTCCTAGGAAACAACTAGAACCAGTTTTTGAG GCGCTGAATACTCTTGGGTATACCAAGTGGAGGATAAATAAGAGGGTACTTAGTATTGTAGATAGAATATGGGCTAGTGGTGGCCATCTTGCTGATTTGGTGGACCGCAATGAT GTACCTTTACCAAATGAGCCAGATACTGAAGATGAAGCTCAGCTtaagaaatggaaatggagaGTCAAATCTCTGAAGAAAGAGAACAGGGAGAGACATTCACAGCGTTGTGACATAGAACTTAAACTTGCT GTTGCAAGGAAAATGAAGGATGAAGAAGGTTTTTTCTACCCACACAACCTTGATTTTCGAGGTCGTGCATACCCAATGCACCCGTACTTAAATCATCTGGGTTCAGATCTATGCCGGGGTATTTTGGAATTTGCCGCAGGACGCCCTCTTGGAAAGTCAGGCTTACGTTGGTTAAAGATACACTTGGCAAACTTATATGCTGGTGGTGTGGACAAATTGTCTCATGAGGGTCGAATAGCATTTACTGAGAACCATTTAGATGATATATTTGATTCTACAGACAGGCCACTTGAAGGCAAGCGCTGGTGGTTGAATGCAGAAGATCCATTTCAGTTCTTGGCTGTGTGCATGAATATAACTGATGCCTTGAGAAGTTCATCCCCAGAGACCTTTGTTTCACATATACCTGTACACCAG GATGGTTCTTGCAATGGTTTACAACACTATGCTGCTCTTGGAAGAGACAAG TTGGGGGCAGTAGCTGTCAATTTAGTTGCGGGAGAGAAGCCAGCAGATGTTTACTCAGGAATTGCTGTTAG GGTACTAGAAATCATGCGAAAGGATGCCCAGAAAGATCCCACTGTTTTTCCAGATGCATTGCATgcaagaatattaattaatcag GTGGACAGGAAATTGGTGAAGCAAACAGTGATGACATCAGTATATGGGGTCACTTACATTGGTGCTAGGGATCAAATCAAGAGGAGGTTGAAGGAACGTGGTGCAATTGCAGATGATGCTGAGCTCTTCGGTGCTTCTTGTTATGCTGCAAAG ACCACCCTAACTGCATTAGGGGAGATGTTTGAAGCTGCACGCAGTATCATGAGCTGGCTTGGTGAATGTGCAAAA TTGGAACACGAACAGATAATTGCATCTGAAAATCAGACAGTGCAGTGGACAACTCCACTTGGACTTCCTGTTGTGCAACCGTATCGAAATTTGGGAAGGCATCTT ATAAAAACTTCTCTTCAGATATTATCGCTACAGCGAGAAACAGAAAAG GTCATGGTCAAGCGGCAGAGGACAGCTTTTCCACCAAACTTCATTCACTCCCTCGATGGTTCTCACATGATGAAGACTGCAATTGCCTGCAAAAAAGCAGGCTTGAACTTTGCAG
- the LOC108988058 gene encoding alpha/beta hydrolase domain-containing protein 17C-like: MGAVTSSMAAKFAFFPPSPPSYGVEEDGEEGGKLRMTGVETRGNVDVLRLRTKRGNDVVAAYIRNPSASLTVLYSHGNAADLGQMYDLFSELSFHLRVNLMGYDYSGYGQSTGKPSEQNTYADIEAAYRCLVEKYGTKEEDVILYGQSVGSGPTLDLATRLPNLRAVILHSPIMSGLRVMYPVKRTYWFDIYKNIDKIPFVNCPVLVIHGTADDVVGWSHGKQLWELCKEKYEPLWIKGGNHCDLELFPQYIKHLKKFISAIEKSPHRRIGSGPITDQPENPRNSTDCREISRPENLRNSTDYKEKSRPSTDRREKSRMSTDQREKPRLSTDHGEKSRANGDRREKSRHSVDRPEKVSNGTDQQERARNSIDRFGEMVRSVGLCNIDCFKPTATKI, translated from the exons ATGGGAGCGGTGACGTCATCTATGGCGGCGAAATTCGCGTTTTTCCCGCCTAGTCCACCGTCGTATGGGGTGGAGGAGGATGGCGAGGAGGGTGGGAAGCTGAGGATGACTGGGGTGGAAACGAGGGGAAACGTCGACGTTTTGAGGCTGAGAACCAAGAGGGGGAACGATGTCGTGGCAGCGTACATAAGGAATCCCTCGGCGTCTCTGACGGTGCTGTACTCTCACGGCAATGCGGCTGATCTAGGTCAGATGTACGACTTGTTCAGTGAACTCAGTTTCCACCTCCGAGTCAACTTGATGGG GTATGATTATTCGGGGTACGGGCAGTCTACTGGGAAG CCGAGTGAGCAGAACACTTATGCAGACATAGAAGCTGCATATAGATGTCTTGTCGAGAAGTATGGCACAAAAGAGGAGGATGTTATCTTGTATGGGCAATCAGTTGGTAGTGGGCCCACTTTAGATTTGGCTACCCGGTTACCAAATTTGAGGGCAGTAATTCTCCACAGTCCAATCATGTCTGGCCTCCGGGTCATGTATCCGGTGAAGAGAACATACTGGTTCGACATTTATAAG AACATTGATAAGATACCCTTTGTCAATTGTCCAGTTCTCGTAATTCAT GGAACTGCAGATGATGTTGTTGGTTGGTCCCATGGTAAGCAACTCTGGGAGCTCTGTAAGGAGAAGTATGAACCGTTATGGATTAAAGGAGGGAATCATTGTGACCTGGAGCTTTTCCCACAATACATAAAGCATCTCAAGAAATTTATATCAGCCATCGAGAAATCACCACATCGGAGAATTGGATCTGGGCCAATTACAGATCAACCTGAAAATCCAAGGAACAGCACAGATTGTAGAGAGATATCCAGACCAGAAAATCTGAGGAATAGCACAGATTATAAAGAGAAATCCAGACCCAGCACAGACCGTAGAGAAAAGTCACGAATGAGTACTGACCAGAGAGAAAAGCCAAGGTTAAGCACAGACCATGGAGAGAAGTCAAGAGCCAATGGTGATAGGAGAGAGAAATCAAGACATAGTGTTGATCGGCCTGAGAAAGTGAGTAATGGCACAGACCAGCAAGAGAGAGCGAGGAACAGCATTGACCG ATTTGGAGAGATGGTGAGATCGGTTGGATTATGCAATATTGATTGTTTCAAACCCACTGCAACAAAGATATGA